The Deltaproteobacteria bacterium genome window below encodes:
- a CDS encoding hydrogenase expression/formation protein HypE (hydrogenase isoenzymes formation protein; involved in the formation of the cyanate group of the large subunit of the hydrogenase; catalyzes the formation of thiocyanate from thiocarbamate) — protein sequence MHDKILLSHGEGGKRTRDLIAKVIARYFDNPVLSPFFDSGLLGRIEGEIAFTTDGYVVTPPFF from the coding sequence ATGCACGACAAGATCCTTCTTTCCCACGGAGAGGGCGGCAAGCGCACCCGCGACCTGATCGCGAAGGTGATCGCCCGGTACTTCGACAACCCCGTGCTCTCCCCGTTCTTCGACTCGGGACTTCTCGGCCGGATCGAGGGGGAGATCGCCTTCACCACCGACGGGTATGTGGTGACCCCCCCCTTCTTC